A region of Cheilinus undulatus linkage group 10, ASM1832078v1, whole genome shotgun sequence DNA encodes the following proteins:
- the trim105 gene encoding tripartite motif containing 105 isoform X1, whose product MAAAANAATSSKGSLKEDLTCAICCDLFRDPVMLACMHHFCKPCISRYWRGTQGPVTCPQCRKEFSCKQFQTNYLVTAMVEKVRATTSDTYLKNLEKQLKETLENHRLRKEDFINRIRRDKDKMETIKKLGSDLQARVKGEFRALYQILQDEETCVLEQLRREQEEELEKVQHHLEAIELALRELEENMRVLQQASADTENVVVTELPQLRPCVRADIAPEFDINTFSNKYMAPLQYITWRKMFKSLKPGPSPLTFDVDTAHPSIYVSRDKTVAVECDTIIQHMSHNKRFLQCINVLAAQGFQSGRHYWEIEVGSKPKWDLGVASEAVDRHARIKLSPESGYWTLRVRNGNEYSAGTQPWTRLLLGCSPKRVGVFLDCEERRVSFYNADDMSLLYSFTNGPRGKVYPFFSPCISDSSQKPQPIKLIHYPPVALSG is encoded by the exons ATGGCGGCAGCTGCTAATGCTGCTACATCTTCCAAAGGCAGTCTGAAGGAGGACCTGACATGTGCCATCTGCTGCGACCTGTTCCGGGACCCTGTCATGTTGGCATGTATGCACCACTTCTGCAAACCCTGTATCTCCAGGTACTGGAGAGGAACCCAGGGGCCTGTCACCTGTCCGCAATGCCGCAAGGAATTCAGCTGCAAGCAGTTTCAGACCAACTACCTTGTGACAGCAATGGTGGAGAAAGTCAGGGCCACCACCTCGGACACTTACCTGAAGAACCTAGAG AAACAGCTGAAGGAGACTTTGGAGAACCACCGTTTGAGGAAGGAGGACTTCATCAACCGCATTCGCAGAGACAAAGACAAGATGGAAACCATAAAG AAACTAGGATCAGACCTGCAGGCTCGTGTTAAAGGAGAATTCAGAGCTCTGTATCAGATCCTGCAGGACGAGGAGACCTGTGTGCTGGAGCAGCTCaggagagagcaggaggaggagctggagaaagTGCAGCACCACCTGGAGGCCATCGAGCTGGCTCTAAGGGAGCTGGAGGAAAACATGAGAGTGCTGCAGCAGGCCAGCGCTGACACCGAGAATGTGGTAGTGACAGAG ctcccacagctGAG ACCGTGTGTGCGGGCAGATATTGCTCCAGAGTTTGATATAAACACCTTCAGCAACAAGTACATGGCCCCTTTGCAGTACATcacatggagaaaaatgttCAAGTCTTTGAAGCCAG GTCCTTCCCCGTTAACATTTGATGTTGACACAGCGCACCCGAGCATCTATGTCTCAAGAGACAAAACAGTGGCTGTTGAATGTGACACCATAATCCAACATATGAGCCACAACAAGCGGTTCCTCCAGTGCATCAATGTCCTGGCTGCCCAGGGTTTCCAGTCAGGAAGACACTACTGGGAGATAGAAGTTGGCTCCAAACCCAAGTGGGACCTGGGCGTGGCCTCTGAGGCTGTAGATCGGCATGCCCGGATCAAGCTGAGCCCCGAGAGCGGCTACTGGACGCTGCGGGTCCGAAACGGGAATGAGTACTCAGCCGGCACGCAGCCCTGGACAAGGTTGCTGCTTGGCTGCTCTCCTAAGAGGGTGGGTGTTTTCTTAGATTGCGAGGAGAGACGTGTGTCCTTCTACAACGCAGACGATATGAGTCTGCTTTACTCATTCACCAACGGGCCCAGGGGGAAGGTGTACCCTTTCTTTAGCCCATGCATCAGTGACAGCAGTCAGAAACCTCAGCCAATCAAACTCATCCACTATCCACCTGTCGCTCTGTCAGGTTAA
- the trim105 gene encoding tripartite motif containing 105 isoform X2: MAAAANAATSSKGSLKEDLTCAICCDLFRDPVMLACMHHFCKPCISRYWRGTQGPVTCPQCRKEFSCKQFQTNYLVTAMVEKVRATTSDTYLKNLEKQLKETLENHRLRKEDFINRIRRDKDKMETIKKLGSDLQARVKGEFRALYQILQDEETCVLEQLRREQEEELEKVQHHLEAIELALRELEENMRVLQQASADTENVVVTELPQLRPCVRADIAPEFDINTFSNKYMAPLQYITWRKMFKSLKPGPSPLTFDVDTAHPSIYVSRDKTVAVECDTIIQHMSHNKRFLQCINVLAAQGFQSGRHYWEIEVGSKPKWDLGVASEAVDRHARIKLSPESGYWTLRVRNGNEYSAGTQPWTRLLLGCSPKRTLSLILLCSCDCTLPRPLFK, from the exons ATGGCGGCAGCTGCTAATGCTGCTACATCTTCCAAAGGCAGTCTGAAGGAGGACCTGACATGTGCCATCTGCTGCGACCTGTTCCGGGACCCTGTCATGTTGGCATGTATGCACCACTTCTGCAAACCCTGTATCTCCAGGTACTGGAGAGGAACCCAGGGGCCTGTCACCTGTCCGCAATGCCGCAAGGAATTCAGCTGCAAGCAGTTTCAGACCAACTACCTTGTGACAGCAATGGTGGAGAAAGTCAGGGCCACCACCTCGGACACTTACCTGAAGAACCTAGAG AAACAGCTGAAGGAGACTTTGGAGAACCACCGTTTGAGGAAGGAGGACTTCATCAACCGCATTCGCAGAGACAAAGACAAGATGGAAACCATAAAG AAACTAGGATCAGACCTGCAGGCTCGTGTTAAAGGAGAATTCAGAGCTCTGTATCAGATCCTGCAGGACGAGGAGACCTGTGTGCTGGAGCAGCTCaggagagagcaggaggaggagctggagaaagTGCAGCACCACCTGGAGGCCATCGAGCTGGCTCTAAGGGAGCTGGAGGAAAACATGAGAGTGCTGCAGCAGGCCAGCGCTGACACCGAGAATGTGGTAGTGACAGAG ctcccacagctGAG ACCGTGTGTGCGGGCAGATATTGCTCCAGAGTTTGATATAAACACCTTCAGCAACAAGTACATGGCCCCTTTGCAGTACATcacatggagaaaaatgttCAAGTCTTTGAAGCCAG GTCCTTCCCCGTTAACATTTGATGTTGACACAGCGCACCCGAGCATCTATGTCTCAAGAGACAAAACAGTGGCTGTTGAATGTGACACCATAATCCAACATATGAGCCACAACAAGCGGTTCCTCCAGTGCATCAATGTCCTGGCTGCCCAGGGTTTCCAGTCAGGAAGACACTACTGGGAGATAGAAGTTGGCTCCAAACCCAAGTGGGACCTGGGCGTGGCCTCTGAGGCTGTAGATCGGCATGCCCGGATCAAGCTGAGCCCCGAGAGCGGCTACTGGACGCTGCGGGTCCGAAACGGGAATGAGTACTCAGCCGGCACGCAGCCCTGGACAAGGTTGCTGCTTGGCTGCTCTCCTAAGAGG ACTCTGTCTTTGATccttctctgcagctgtgacTGCACACTTCCACGACCTCTCTTCAAATAA